AGCTGGAGCACTATAAATACTTCCACAGTTATCTGCAACAATGTGGGATTTTTGTGGTTCAACAGCTATTCTGTTCCCCATGTTCCCTTCAGCATAGCCTCTATTAAACCTCCGAAGCCACTGAAATCTGCCAGAAAGTGGTTTCCACTTTTTGAGACCTCCTGCTTGTTTTTCTACACTATAAGGTCCTTGTCCACTCCTGCTGCTAGTAATAGAATTCTCTTCCTTATCAATGCTGGCATTACATGGCTTCTCCGCAGAATTGGTCTCATCACAGGTTCTGCCGATCAGTGAACTTGAAGTGATGCTGCTATCCTCTGAGTCATACTCATGGTCATTAACCATTCTATGGGGACTGGTGGCTGTGGACAAGGAGTTATCTGCATTGAAGCGTGATTCTTCCGCTACATCCAATCCCTTAACTATGACATCTTGATCAATATGTTCCTCAACATAATCTGTTTCTGCTTCTATCTCCAAGCACAGAGATTCATCAGTAGCTGAGATGCGTGGAACTTTATCGGATCTATAGATACCATGGTTTCTATCAACACCGGTACTTGTATCAGAAGGCCCAACATTTTTATTCTCACTCTGAAATTCTGTGGGGCAAGGATCAGAAGCTGTCCTAGGTAAATTGAATCTTTCTATTAGTGGCCCGTCAGCCATATCGCTTGAAACTGTATCGCCACAATTTTCCTTGTCAAGTTCCTCTGCTGCATGCAACAACCTCCATTTCTCTTCCCAGTAGCTATCTGATAATAGGTTTGGAGTAACAGGACTAGAACCATATGAAAGACTCTGACCTCGTCTACCTCCACATTGATGCCCTGGGATTCCTCCTTGGGATGAACAAGAGAAAACCGTATCAAGTGCAAGAGATTGCAATGACTTTGCCTTCTCAATTGACTTCTTCACACTAATATCTTCAGGTAAATTTAACAACCGTTGGAGACAAGCAGTCGCATACTCAGTGGCTAGTATTGAAGATCTTAGCTGAAGTAGCATGGAAACTGCCATTGCCAAGATGAAGGCTCCCCTCGGTGAGCACAATATCCGGCATCCAAGCTCTGACTCATTTGCTTTATCAGGAAAAGATATAAGGTTAGGAAAAGAGAATATTTCATCCCAAACAACTAAAAGATCCTCAAGAGAAAATTCACGTCCAAATAAAAGACGCAGCCATCGTAATGCGAAGTATTGGGGCTCTACCCCAAGCTCAACAAGATGGCTATGAAGAGATGAGTCGATGATGGAGAGCAATTGATACATTGCAGAAGATGCTTCTATTATAGGTGGTAATCCAGTACTGGACCCTATGGAAGGAGATGGAGAGAAGAGCTCTGCCATGACAACCACACtatttgcatcattcattaaatAATCAAACATGCAGTAGGCATCATGTTCCATGaatttttcagataaaacaacacCTAATTCGCCCTCTACTCCATAAGCATCACTCATCAAGAATATGTCCTTTGTTTCAGGATCAAGCTCATCTAGACTTCTTACTTTGGCACTCTTCTCCTGGACACTACCATCTTTATCAGTTGCTGCTGTATTCATATTCATGATCTTTTCAAATCTGTAGGCAGAACTTAATTCGATTTCAGGGAGGGATACCCCATGAAATTCATCACTGAAGTAGTCTTCATATTTGTCCCGTACTTGGGAAAGGTACTGCAGATCAATATGAAGTACATACAAAAGTGGAGCCAGTAGTTCATGCATTCCTGTAGGTACAGATACATATTTATTGTCACTTCAAGTAGAAACACAATCATAGTGGTCAAAATGCTATACAAAATAAATGGCATGTCTGAAATCTGTTGGATAAGACACAGTCATGGTTGTTCAATTGGACAGAGTAGCAGTTTGTAACTTACAAGCTTctaaaaaataatatagccttacttTCTAAGCACCTGTTCCCTATTGCATAATGTTTGGGCTAAAACCAAACAGCACAAGGACCAGAGTTATAGAGTTGTATGCTTCTCATAATAACATAACGTAACATAACCGACATTTTGATTAGATGacaataaaattttttttgaaacatTCAATCTGAGCACTAGAGGAGAAAAATAGAACTTTGTGATTCATTATTGAAGTTATATGTGACACAAGTGATCCATGAAGATACGAATTCATACTTGCCTTAGTGACTATCATCATTTTTGCATTTATTAAACATTGGAATACCTAGAGAACTAGTCTTGAAATCAAGCTGGTTGAAGGTAGCAAATTCTGATCTTTTATTTGTAAGGGAAAACTTCACCTTGAAAACTAACACAAAATTACTTGTGGAACTGTAGCCACACAAGTACTGACAGCGATAAAACAATGGTATCTCCAGCAAGCATAACAAAAACATAGTTGGAAGCCTGGACACACTTAATATGTGTactaaagaaacaaaaaattggaaTGGCATTAATATGTTATATTAAGTGGCTTTTGAGAAGGCATGCTGCTGGTTTCAATTGCAAAAGAAAATACTGATGCAACAGCCAAACTACCTAGAAATGGGAAGCAAATTTCTACATAAAAAGATGAATAGCCACCTTGTCTATATCCACACTCTGGATGAATAAGACACCACAATAGGAGTATTTGCCTCAACATGGCCTGACATGTAGCTGTCTGGAAGTAGCCTTCCTGGTCAGGATACAACCGTGACAAATCTTGATCAAGCATCTTCTCCAGTTCAGCATTTCGAAAATAGAGGCTCCACAAGCTATCTGTGAAGAGAATGCACTACAAGATTAGGACTATAACCCCCCCAGGAATAAGTAAGGCTGAGCAGGTACATCTTTTATGAACTCATCCAATccaaagaaaacataaaaatCAACTTCTGAGAGTGGGTTAGTGTGCATTTTATACAGAGGAATCTGGCTACGTCAATTTGCAGAACACAAATGTGATAACCACATCCTACATTCACAACGCATGAATATAAACATTAGAAAAGCTGCATTACACAAAGAGGAAGACTTTTGGATAGTGATTTGTTGTACGCATAAGCATAGTTTGGTCAAGATAGGATCTTTTGATAACGATCAGGCTTTGAACTTTTGAAGGAGTGCACAATATACACATAATAATCAAGAAAAGAGGTAGAGCCAGTTTACCACTTCACCTGGACTTTGTGATAATGGATTGTCCACAATAAGATCAGGTGATTTGCTTTCATCCTTGGAGAGATGAGGATCTACTATAAGCCGGCGCCTTAAATGGGCATACCTATCAACAAAAAGTTACAAATAATAAATAAAGACAAATTTCCAATAACAATAAATAACGGCTTAAATTCGAACCCATTTAGAAGAGAAATAATGGATTCACACACAGAAGATGTCATCTTGAAGCTGATGATACTATAGATTTGCATTTGATCAATTGGAGATTCGCCATTGCCAGTCTAAATCAAGAAaacataaaaaatgagaattCTTTTAGGTGATAGCCGACCGGTTACCAATTGGGGAACCCATTTATGGAATTCAATGAAACATCGTCTTCTCATTTGAGGTATAATTGAGAGAAACAACGGAGAAAAGCTCAACAAGGCATAATTCTACCTTCTCCTAGAATCTGCGGCGACCCGCCGGATATCATCGATCGAAGCAGGAGACTTGGGCAGGATGCCGAGATCGATGCGCCATCGGACACCTCGAAGGCTCGTGAATCTGGACCCCGAGATGGATTCCCGAATCGGAGACGCATGATCGGATGCAGGGACAGGCGGCATCACCCTGCTCCCGGTCAGCGTGGAACTCCGATCGCTTTTCGACTGCTTCGAAGAAGAAATCTGGAGAAAAGGTGAAAGAATAAGAGCACGAGGAAGGGAAAGTTGGGATCTTTATCGGAATTTGGGGAGGGAAAGGCAACGAAGAATTCGTAACGAATGTGCTGCTAaccttttctttctctctctctcttctctctctctctctctccctctcttttgtCCTATCTTATTTGATGTCCTGCGTGGAAGGGGACGAGGGAGAAGTTGCAAGAATGGCAGttgtataatttttatttttatttttttgcttcttaTTTTTGGCAAGGTTGCAAATACTAAGTCAGTGGTTTCATATTTTTAAgctttaagttatatatatatatatatatatatatataatggaagtGTATTTTTTGGGTTGTCAACGGAAATAGAGACCAGTTATAGGGTCTCTCGCTGatgattaaataaataaataaaaccttTTTAGAAAAGGAAAACTTATAAATGTGAGTTGAGAGACGGGTCGGAGGCTTAAGCTTAATTGTATCAATAAAAGAGAATGAAGGTTGTGAGCTCGCCTCCCTGAGTTCAGAGTAGCAGATACCGAGTTTGGTcaaggatgagagagagagagagagagagagagagagagagagggagggagggagggagggagggtctCAACCAAAGGGCATTTAAAACATTGTCAAGGTCAAAGCAAATCCGAGATTAATACAAAGTCAAAGCAAACCTTGTCAAGGCCAAAGCAAAACCTCGACAAGGTCAACGTAAATCCAAAGGGCATATAAGTTCCAAAAATATCAAATAAGTCATAAATTAATGAGATAAAAATTCGTGTGCTACTCATCGATGATTCAACAATTTGATCGAATTAATACAATCAATAAGCACAAAACCCGATGGACACCAAAATCTCTAATTGCTTGTCTGATAAAGCAAATCAAGAAAGCAACACAAGTGAATTACTCACCAAGGATGCCTGAGATCCAAATAGATGGATTAACATAATGGTTTGTAGATTTATACATCCACCTTTTATTATAAGAGAACTTATAAGATAGACACTCGTTGATtattacattagacaacaaaggaCAGACATATTAAGTAATGTTATTACAAATATCAAAACTTTTTCAGGCACTAACATGGATCACGCCATAATGCTACATAGGAGAAAAAATGAGGCTGCTTATGAAACCCACAGCTTGACAAGTAAATAGGAAGAGAGATCGTCGTTACTTATATAGTCTGTCACCGTGCTTCATCTTCGAGGTTGCGGAACTCAACAGTGAGGTCATCATACAGTTTCTGGAATTTTGCGATAAGAGCTTCCTCACCTTCTGCAGGATCTTCAAATTTCTGGGACCTAAAAAAAGCAGACAACGAGATGGATTATTGCTATGGAAAACATGGCTAATAAAGGATGGATTAATACACTCGTGTCATAAACAAGAGTAATCCTGCTTACACTAGTCGGTAGAAGAGTTGGCCCAAGCGATGCTTAATGACACTGTATGTTATCTTCTGGCCATCAGGACCTGCTCCTCTCTCTACAGCCTGAAAATTGcacaattataataaaattaaactttatgaaatatttactaCAATGGAAGCAGTTCTACCACCATGTTTACGGACAGGACAATTTTTGTGTAATGCATGAAGATAATTAGATCATTCAATGAGATCATTATTGATTCTTTGCTATGGCACAATTCTTTGGAGAGCAAGATCAACCTAGTGATACCAAAAAAACCCATCCTATGATTACCTGATTGGCCAATGTATTGAAATGGATGATGTTACGCATCATCCAAACTGATTTGTAAAATGGGCAGAATTTATCATATCTGTATTCAACAAAGGAGATCAATAAGCGGCAACTCTGTAAAGAATAGGGAGCTAAATATAATGCTAGCGGCAAAACTTATCATAAAGAAGAGGCAGAACTCACGGAGTAAAAGCATTCTGCGCAAGATAATCTTCTCTCAGAAGCTTTGCTGTCTCCAGGGTAATTTTGTCTGTTTCAGCCAATGCATCTTTACCAACAAGCTACAGAATTTTGAGGGATAAATTTGGATCAAAGGCGGATATGTAAGAATTGACTTTCCAGTAGTAGTTTAAAGTTAATGCAGATATCATTTAAAATCAATCGGATAAGGTATATGAAACCCAACATAGTAAAAAAAAGAAATGCCGTAAATAATTCTAGCACAGATAAAACTGGAAGCTGATACTAAAACTAATTCATAAttttaagatatataaaaaacAGAATGAATTGCAGGAACTAAAACCATAATAATCCCAGGTGAGGAAAATAGTAAACCTGCACAATTTCGTTTAGGTCATCTTCTCTCTGTAATACTTCACGAGCTTTAGTTCTTATGTCAATAAAATCTGGATCAAATTTCTCATAGAAAGATTCCAAAGCCTGAAATAAAAACCAATGGAGGAACTTAATTTATATTAGCCAAGAGAATAAACTACCTGTGATAAAAATGAATAATAATCAAAAGGTAGTATTAGAATCCTAAATGTAACACTTACAGAAATATTCTGTAGTTCAAAACTTCTAAGAGCAAGACAAATTGTAGTTATCAATAATGTCCAACAATCTAAGATAACTGGAGTGAATATCCAAAACTTGCAGGCAGTTCCAAAGTAATGCATTACTTTTACTTAATCATTGCTATCAAATTAAACAAAAGGTGCATGACATAGATATTTTTAGTGTATGTCCCTGAATATGTGAGTGCATGATTGTCTAACCAACAAGGTGAAAAAACCAAGCTTATCTTATcttgcatgataaacatgatgGTGAAAGAGATGAAGGGCACAAGACCTTTGAGTACTTGGAATAAGATATAAGCCAATTAACTGATGGGAAATGCTTCCTTTGAGCAAGCTTCTTATCCAGTCCCCAGAAGACCTGCAATGCATTCACAAAAGGTTGAAGAGCACAAGATCCAGGAATACTTTGACCTGCTGAAAACTAACCAATGCTTCATTACCTGAACAATACCAAGGGTTGCAGAAGTAACTGGATCTGAAAAATCACCACCTGGAGGAGAAACAGCGCCAACGATTGTGACACTACCTGATCGGTCTGGCGCACCGAGACATTTCACTTTACCAGCTCGCTCATAGAAAGATGCTAGACGTGCTGCCAGATATGCAGGATAACCACTATCTGCTGGCATTTCAGCCTGAGAAAGAGGTGATGTTTACCACAAGGAACAAAACCAGTTGGGctataaattaaaagaaaaaaaaaacatcatgtgTACATATTTATGTAAAAGTATAAATAACAGGGGAGACATGAAAAGGACAAATACCAGACGCCCAGAGATTTCACGCAAGGCCTCTGCCCAGCGAGAGGTGGAATCAGCCATCATGCTAACATTGTAGCCCATATCTCGGAAATATTCAGCTATAGTGATGCCTGAGAAATAAATATAGCTGAAAATTAGTAGTCACAGTTTGCATCAATAAAGCGCTTGATAAAGCAGAATACAAACAATATTATCTATAAATACACTCCTGGATAACTATTGtttcacccaaaaaaaaaaagagagaaaaaaaggatTGACACAGGATGCCATAACAGCAACCAACATATAGCGGCTTAAGCTCCAGCCTCTGCTAGTCCTTATTTCTTTAAAGCATTACTTGGAAGTTTGTGAAAGAAAggataagaaagaaatatttGTCCATAACTAAAAGATGATTACATTGGGATCAAGATtgtcatattttatttgactttcCTTTCATTTACAAGCACAACATATAAAAGGTAAGGGTAGCATTACTTGTAGTTTGTTTCCTTTCATTTTCATGTCTAACATCTGAAACAGCAACAGCAGAAGAAAAATCTAAATTTAAGATAGGCACCAAAAGATGAAAGCAGATTACAAAATACCTTGCACAAGGATAATTTTGTGATTTACACAAAACTTGAAGTAGAACAGTGATCATTATGCACAAGGATTATTTTTGTTGAAAATGGTCAGACAACTTTTCAACCTATATATCATCTTCTTATCAAGTGTGCTAACACTCTATGCCTAATGTTATGTATAAGATTTACGATATTCAATAAGTGTAAAatgtaaataaaaaagataatataaagTTTATCACTAACATAAAAAATATCAGTCCCCAGCATTAGAAATCTTTCTAAACATCAGTCTTCCAAATAAGATAAACTCTTGGACATAACAGAATAGCCAAAGAAgaaatatatgtgtacatatccgAACTCTTAATAGTCCTAATGACATAAATAACAACAAAAAGTTTTAACAGTCCAAAAATAAATAGAAAGATTTTTGTTGGTGCCTTTACCACAGTTATATCAGCTtaggaaaaatattttaatatgaaaaGATAATTTGTTATAAGTTGAAGAGCAGTAGAGTGTCAGGCTTCCATTGACTAGCTCTCTCTCATGATAGGGCATTAAGGTCTTGTGTTTTCTTGATTGTCACTAGTTTGCCGTTTCTATTCAACAAATACCTGTATATATGGAGGCCTCACGAGCAGCCACCGGCATATTGGAAGTGTTTGCTACAAGTGTTGTCCTCTTCATCACAGATTCTTCACGACCATCCGGCAATGTCATTGTTAGTTGTGGGAAATCCATTAGAACCTGAGGTGTTGGTTAATATTTAACAACCAATAGAACAAGAAAAGACAAACCAATGAAATGCAGAAACAAACCTCAGCCATTTCATTTCCTCTCTCTCCACATCCCACATAAACCACTGTGTCAGAATTAGAGTACTGGATGCATTGACAAAGGGTAAGTTTAAGATcaccaataaaaaaaagaaagaaatatcttCTGAAATATTTACCTTCGAGAGTGCCTGACTGATAACTGTTTTTCCACAACCAAAAGCTCCAGGTATCGCACAAGTGCCTCCAAGAACCGAAGGGAAGAGAGCATCAAGTACACGCTGAACAGCAGTTGCAGAATTCAGAACAAAGTACAATCATCATAAAGTATATCTTACAGAATCTATGAGAAAAACCAAATCGCTAAAGAAGGATAATGGTTCATTGCTTATTGCAATTTTACCTGCCCAGTTAAGAGTGGTGTATCAGCTGCAACTTTTGCTGCAACAGGCCTTGGTGTACGCACTGGCCATGTCTGCATAAAATAAATCAGAATTCTAGCAGCAATTGAGAATGTCAGACAATGGATGCCATACTGTAAAATAATTGGAAAAAACAGACAACCACAAACCTGGAGCATAGTGATCTGCTTTTTAACACCTTGAAACTCCAGCTCAAGTACTGTATCCTGTGAATATAGTGGAAGTAAAAGACAAAAGAGTAAAGTTAGGAGAAGAACATCATAATCAGCTTGCCTAAATGAATATGAAAGGAAATGGTCACAGACCTTCAGATTGTATTGACCAGCAGGGGCAATGTAACTAATTTTTCCCATGGAACCTGGAGGAATAGCAACATGATGCTGCATCAATGTGTTCTCGAAGACAGtctgcatgtttaataatgaaatgaGAATCTTGGACAAGAGTCAATACACTGATTttcaaaagagaataaatttcAAGAAATGTCAAGGTTGTTGAACTTACTGCAAATAGATCTCCACCAGTAAGAAGATCTCCTACAGCTGGAGGAAGTACAAAAAAAGTCATAAAACTTTTTAAAAATGTAGAGAAGGCAACAATTCAATGACTTGATAAAAAATGCATAAGAGGCTATTTAAACTCATGCTATATGCAATTAGCAGGATTACCTAACTTCTTAGGATCAAATTCCCACAATATATCTTTGTCCAGTGCAGGAACAGAAACACCACGAGGTATATAGACATCACCAGACTTGATGGCAATAGTTTTCAGAGGACGCTGTAGGAAGAACATGGAATATGCTATCAGGAAAGTATAATTAGCCGATTCAAGGAATGGAACTTTTGCATATATTTACCTAAAAACAATCCTGACAATTTGTATACATGGTAGAAGCAAGAAGTTGTGATCATTTTGTAGTCAAGTTAGATGGTGCAAGCCACATGTTTCCATCTAGGCAGCTAACGGCATGAATAACATCGACTATACATCATGTAAAGCAGTAAAGTACATGCCAGCGACCAAATTCAATTATTGATGTTTCAAGCAGACCTGAATGCCATCAAAAATGTTGCCCAAAATTCCAGGTCCTAGTTCCACTGAGAGAGGCTGCACAGAAAGTTTGAATTCATGATGATTCAGATGGGACTGTAATGAAACTGTACTGGTTATGAGTATTTAAGGTCTCTAATATTACCTTTCGAGTTCGCAAAACAGGATCATTGACCATCAAACCAGCAGTTTCTTCATAGACTGAGATTCAAAAGTGATAAGAAATAGTTTCATAAATCCAAAGTTAATATGCAAGATCTAAAGTGACTGGCGACAGAAAGCAGTATAACATGACAAAAATTCATATAATACTATTATAGTAGACAAGAATTGTCCAGTCCTGTACCCTGAATGGTAGCTGAATCACCCTCCAAACGGATAATTTCACCAATAAGCTTATCATGACCAACACGAACCAGTTCATACATAGCAGCACCTCCCATTCCATCGGCCACAACAACGGGTCCAGAAACCTGAAAATTTGAAGGCAAGAGAAAGGTCAAAGTGTTGCATTAAGACTAATTTCTTCTTAAATATCATCTTGCAGCAAAAAAAGAAAGTGCATTTCTGAGTGGACATCATAATCAAGGCTATCCGATATCAGACAAAAACCATATTTTTCCAAATTACATAATAACCAAGAAAATACAATATTATGATAATAAGTTTTAATAAAATATTCTAAAAAGGTGGCTTAGTTGATGAGGCTGATACCAATGCAAGGTGTATTAGTGGAATCTTTTGTACAATATAGTTAAATGTATCAATGTGCTGGCCAGGTCTGATAGCTAAAGGACCTTATTAAGATTTAAATCCATATATAGTTTTGGCACAGCAGGGTCCACACCACAAAACCTGAAGTATAACCAATCTAGTCAAGGACCTAAGCAAACCTTCAACTAATAAATTGTGCAGGTCATCAGGCTGGCCCTCCCCGATTGACAACAATTAAAGGCCTCCTTTGGGTCAGATTGTTTGGGGCCTTTGGGCAATACCACTGTAAAAAATAAATCAACTAAAATCTGGAGCTTTGGATATTAGAGCAAAAGTCACAAAGCAAGTAAATGGATGTCTTCTTCAACTTACCCATACAAAATTACAATGGCATCGACATCTCTAAGTGTGTGAAAGATATACAATGATCAAGCAcgacaaaaaaatcaaaaaatcaaaaaataagtttgACATCAAATGTACCAAAATGGGGAAGATAGTCCAGACAAGACCACTGTAGAATTGCAAACAATTATAATCCAACGATGCAGTTCTTCCACTTAGACTGCTAAAACTATTTTCACTGCCAGATCACAGAAGGAAAAAAACCCAGAAGAAAAAACAACATGATCAAGTTCTTCCTAATTTTAACTCAATGTGAATCTGAAGAGTAAATATTCATTCCGTTCCCTTATCTTTTAGGAGTAACACAGCTAGATATAATTATCTGAAGAATTGGCCATTGGAACAGAGAGTGCAAGAAACTCTTTGATAGGTGCAAATCCGCAAGAGGAAAGGACTAATTTTCATTAATAACCTGGGGGACTAGATTCTCTTGGATGCATTTGATAGGATCTTTCTGTTGAATAGGTGAAGCCATTTGCTAATCAAAAACATCAAAATTTGAACCCACTAGAATATTTCAATAATTGAACAGGAATGCCACGTTATCTATAAAGAACAAATTAGTTGTCCAATACAGTTGGAACAGCAGTTCGGTACAGAATTACAATCATCTCCAGATAAGTTCTACTTGAGCGAAGAActaaagggaaaagaaaaaggaaaaggggcCATTTCTTTAAATTGTGATCTAAACATGGATTGAAGATAAATCATCACAGGGGAACATGGTCCACTGGAATATCCCAGGGGTCTATAACAACTTCATCAAGAACGCACTTAAACTTGGATTAACGCGTCAAAATCATTTACCCAATGCTCAGCTCATCTCTACCGAACTTCATCTTCGTTACTTAGCACAATTTTAATTCACTTTCTTTGTCAGAACACATCTTCTCAATTTTTACGCTCACTTCCAATCATGCCAATAACACACCGATGAATCGGCAGGACCATGAAGAAAAAGCCTAATCAGCACTTAATACACAGAATATCTGATCAACAATAGAAACCGATCCACAACAAGATATAGCGAACTTAAAGCTCCGGCGAAAAACATGAAGCACCTTACGGACGTATCCGTACTCGCTCTCCTTCTCCGAATCCTCGAACGTCGTGAGGCGATCGCCGTAGGCCATCTTCGCGGGTGAAGACCAAAAGCGGAGGCAAACACCTGATCCAACCGAAAACCTTCGATCGGACAACAAATCTCGAGCGGCAGCAACGCAACCGGAAAGCGATCCCTCGGGTTTTTGGATCGATCCGAGAGACGATGAGACCCGTAGGTcgcaagcagagagagagagagagagagagagagagagagagagagagaggaggggattCGGCAGCAGACTGAACCCTTCTCTCACGACGTGCCACGAATATAGCGCGCAGGTTGATTTTTGTACACGTCGCTAACGGTGTGGTGTCATCGACTGCTTTAAGGGGACAGATCCTCTCCACCGTAGTTTTTACATCATCCTCTTGTTCTCGCATCTTTCCCGTCCATTTGTAAAAGTTCCGTCTGAAAACCGTTCGATCCGAATGTCATACGCACGCTGTCGGGGGAGAATCCTTATCACTTGGAGAAATGTGGGCATTGCCAACTTCACGTGATCTGTTGTGCCTCTGGCTGTGTTGTGACAGACAGCCAACAGCTGAGACGGTTATCGTGGCTGCGAAGAGGACAACGGTACCGGACAATAATCAAGCATGAGAACGCATCACCGTCCGTCCACGTCCCACGTGAATCACGCGGCGATGGATCCGTCCGACACCACATCATGTGCGACGTGACAAAATTTGAGGATCTTGTCCAATCCTCAGGAGGCATATCGACCATCTCATGATCCCTATCGTTCATCTCGGCCGCTTATTGTTATCATTCGTCACCCGTCACGTGCCACATCCAACGTAGATGGAGGATGAGAACCAATGGACGGCAATGATGTGAAATTTCAGTCCTCTATACAAAGTGAACTGTAGAGGATCCCATCCAATGTTAGATCCTGCTCCCAGACCAGGGGAGGTTGCAGTTGACCTGGCTCGGATTAGGCGAGGACCAACAGGAACGGGTCGGGTTGTTTTGGATGTTGGATTTATCCGACCCGTTTAAGTCGGTTATAGTAAACCCCTAAATTAGGCTTAAGATTGACTCATTTAACAAAGAATTACTCTAGTTTTGGACACGTTATGTGTTTGGATAATAACATGTTATATTTTTCCGAGTATTAAGTCCACCTAAACCGTGTAAAGTGGATAATTATGAAACTTGATTATTCGTCCCAGTGTACTACGTATTGCATTAACATTTGACAAATAGTAAATTAGGCTAATTACATATATCCTTATAGTTAGACTTTTTTTATATCTTGaactttatatttaaaaattttaaattaaaatctttataattataaaagtaaaatatttaacattaTTTATCTAACATTCACTTTATCGATAGAAAATATAATACATGTTGATTGACACAAAGATAATGAGCTAGAAGATAATTTTAGTGGTGATAGTCGACGATAGTGCCATGGCTAACTGTTGTGGTGGTGATCAACGATAATGATATAATGGTTGGCCttattgttagagctagccccaggatatttaccaaaggataattttggcaacacaacaaagacaataaagcggaaagaataaagcgacaagaacaaacaaaacaccagaa
This genomic stretch from Musa acuminata AAA Group cultivar baxijiao chromosome BXJ3-9, Cavendish_Baxijiao_AAA, whole genome shotgun sequence harbors:
- the LOC135649619 gene encoding uncharacterized protein LOC135649619 isoform X2 encodes the protein MQIYSIISFKMTSSVYAHLRRRLIVDPHLSKDESKSPDLIVDNPLSQSPDSLWSLYFRNAELEKMLDQDLSRLYPDQEGYFQTATCQAMLRQILLLWCLIHPECGYRQGMHELLAPLLYVLHIDLQYLSQVRDKYEDYFSDEFHGVSLPEIELSSAYRFEKIMNMNTAATDKDGSVQEKSAKVRSLDELDPETKDIFLMSDAYGVEGELGVVLSEKFMEHDAYCMFDYLMNDANSVVVMAELFSPSPSIGSSTGLPPIIEASSAMYQLLSIIDSSLHSHLVELGVEPQYFALRWLRLLFGREFSLEDLLVVWDEIFSFPNLISFPDKANESELGCRILCSPRGAFILAMAVSMLLQLRSSILATEYATACLQRLLNLPEDISVKKSIEKAKSLQSLALDTVFSCSSQGGIPGHQCGGRRGQSLSYGSSPVTPNLLSDSYWEEKWRLLHAAEELDKENCGDTVSSDMADGPLIERFNLPRTASDPCPTEFQSENKNVGPSDTSTGVDRNHGIYRSDKVPRISATDESLCLEIEAETDYVEEHIDQDVIVKGLDVAEESRFNADNSLSTATSPHRMVNDHEYDSEDSSITSSSLIGRTCDETNSAEKPCNASIDKEENSITSSRSGQGPYSVEKQAGGLKKWKPLSGRFQWLRRFNRGYAEGNMGNRIAVEPQKSHIVADNCGSIYSAPASDPCHNSFEVSRNIEDEDKNVIGTSGDPCHSSFEAQWAIEDEDKNVAGNLRGIAKAMLENIQVIESIFKQDQGLDGSKDSKSTTISGDGQVAAMAALEELRNISNFLSECDD
- the LOC135649619 gene encoding uncharacterized protein LOC135649619 isoform X3; amino-acid sequence: MLDQDLSRLYPDQEGYFQTATCQAMLRQILLLWCLIHPECGYRQGMHELLAPLLYVLHIDLQYLSQVRDKYEDYFSDEFHGVSLPEIELSSAYRFEKIMNMNTAATDKDGSVQEKSAKVRSLDELDPETKDIFLMSDAYGVEGELGVVLSEKFMEHDAYCMFDYLMNDANSVVVMAELFSPSPSIGSSTGLPPIIEASSAMYQLLSIIDSSLHSHLVELGVEPQYFALRWLRLLFGREFSLEDLLVVWDEIFSFPNLISFPDKANESELGCRILCSPRGAFILAMAVSMLLQLRSSILATEYATACLQRLLNLPEDISVKKSIEKAKSLQSLALDTVFSCSSQGGIPGHQCGGRRGQSLSYGSSPVTPNLLSDSYWEEKWRLLHAAEELDKENCGDTVSSDMADGPLIERFNLPRTASDPCPTEFQSENKNVGPSDTSTGVDRNHGIYRSDKVPRISATDESLCLEIEAETDYVEEHIDQDVIVKGLDVAEESRFNADNSLSTATSPHRMVNDHEYDSEDSSITSSSLIGRTCDETNSAEKPCNASIDKEENSITSSRSGQGPYSVEKQAGGLKKWKPLSGRFQWLRRFNRGYAEGNMGNRIAVEPQKSHIVADNCGSIYSAPASDPCHNSFEVSRNIEDEDKNVIGTSGDPCHSSFEAQWAIEDEDKNVAGNLRGIAKAMLENIQVIESIFKQDQGLDGSKDSKSTTISGDGQVAAMAALEELRNISNFLSECDD